CCCCGCAGTCATGGTTACGCGGATGTCGTCCGCGGCGATCGTATTCTCCCGCGTCAGCTTTCCCAGCAACAGCAAAGTCGCCCGCAGCGGCTCCTCAATGGCAGCAGTGGCCGGATCGGCAAGAACCGCGTCAACCTTTGCCCGGTCATTATATGCCCCGGCCGCAACGGCACCGTGCGCCTTGATGCAGAACGAACACCGGTTCAAGCTCGACACATACGCCGCCATCAGCTCCCTATCCCCAACAGACCATGCTGACGGCCCCCGCATGGCCGCATGGGTAAACTTTTTCGCCGGCGCCCCATAATAACCGGGACGATAAAACACCAATTTGGCGGCATCCGGCAGCGGGTACCCCGAAACCGCCTTGATAACGGCAAACAGCGCTTTGGTGCCGAATGAATATCCTTTATTGAGTATGTCAAGACGCATGACGGCCTCCTGTTTCATCTGTGATCGCCTGGCGTAAAGCAGACAAGGCATTGTTGTACTGCCGTGACGCCTGGCCCACCGCCCCGCAAATCACCAATTCAAAAATCTCGTCCTCGCTTTTCCCGGATCGCTTCACGGCATCCACGTCGCCATCCGAAATCCGATAGGCATCATTGGCCACTTTGTCGATCAGCGTTTTCAGCGGCTCCATTAGGCTGGAATTGTCAAAGGCCGCCCGCCTTTGCGCTTCCGGGCTGACGCCCTTGCCTTTCAGAATATGGTCAACGAGCCCCTGGTACAACCGCCCAAAGCCGCCGCCGCCTTTTTGGAAGTCTTTTTCCATACCCGTAAATGCATTTGGAGATAGTCAAGGTAAGCAATACCTTTCAAATTCAAATGTCCCCCATGCGAAAAATCATCGTCACCGAATTCACCACCCTGGACGGTGTCGTCGAAGCCCCCGGCGGCAATGAAACCCCTCACCCCCACGGTGGCTGGCAGTTCAAATTCAACCACCCGGAAACCGGGAAGTACAAGGTGGACGAACTTGCCAGCGTGGATGCCTTGCTGTTGGGTAGAACCACGTACGAAAATTTCGCCGCATACTGGCCCACTCAAACCGGCGCCGGATTCGCCGATCCCATCAACCGTATGCCGAAATATGTCGTATCCGGAAGCCTGCAAAAGGCGGACTGGAACAACAGCCATATCCTCCGCGATATAACCAAAGATGTCCCGGCACTGAAAAAGTCCGATGGCGGTGATATTCTCGTCTATGGGAGCGCCACGCTCGTCAAAGGTCTGCTTCACCATGACCTTGTCGACGAGTTGCGGCTGATGGTATTTCCCGTCTCGATCGGCGGTGGGTTGCGCATATTCGATGACCATCGTGAATTAAAGAAATTCGAACTTAAATACTCCCGCACGATCAATAACGGCGTTATTATCCTCGAATATCAGCCGATCAATTAACTTAATGTATATTTAATACGCCCCAACGAACTAAAAATTTACCTTCCTGGTATAAACAACTCACCTATGTCAAAAGAACACGCAGAACACCACAAGAAGGCCGCCTCGCATAGCGAGAAAGCCGCAGAACATCATCACGAAGCGGCAAAACACTATGAAGCCGGCGACCATGAAGCGGGAGCCCACCATGCACACGCCGCGCATGCCCATCATCTCCACGCCGAAGATCATGCGAAGCATGCCGCGAAACTTCATGCGGAGCATCATGGTGAGAAATAATTTACTCACCTCACCGCAAGTGTCCAGGGAGCCGTTCAAACGACTTCCTGGATTTTTAGCCTAAACTATGCGCAGAACATTCATATTGGTTACGTTACTGGTAACCGCACTTATCCTCTGGTGGTCATTTTACTGGACCTATGCTTTGCTGGCATTCCTCTTGGTAGGACCGTTGGCTTTTATGGGCGTGAAAGACATGTTGCAGCATAAGCAATCGATCAAACGCAATTTCCCGTTGGTCGGCCGGCTTCGTTATATGCTGGAAAAGATACGCCCGGAGATATATCAATATTTTATTGAGTCTGATATTGACGGGACGCCCATTACCCGAAATGACAGATCCGTCATTTATCAGCGGGCCAAACAGCAGATCGACACGACGCCTTTTGGGACCCAGCTTAATGTGTACCAGGAAGGCTATGAATGGATGACCCATTCTCTTCAGCCGATCGCCTTTCAACAATTGGATCATCACCCGCGAATTCCTTTCGGCGGGCATCAATGCACGCAACCCTACAGTATGAGCATACTGAATGTCTCGGCCATGAGCTTCGGTTCGCTTAGCCAGAATGCCATTGAAGCCTTGAACGGAGGCGCAAAAATTGGCGGGTTTGCCCACAACACCGGGGAAGGCGGGATCAGCCCTTATCACCTGAAACAGGGTGGGGATCTTATTTGGCAGATCGGCACGGGGTATTTCGGGGCGCGAACCCCGGAAGGTAAATTCTCGGAGGAGGCATTTGCCGCCAATGCGACATCGCCGGTGGTAAAGATGATCGAAATAAAATTATCCCAGGGCGCCAAACCAGGACACGGAGGCATCCTGCCGGCGATAAAAAATACCCCCGAAATCGCGGCTATTCGCCAGGTGACGGCCGGGACTACCGTGTTTTCACCTCCAGCGCATAGCGCCTTCTCCACTCCGGAGGAATTGATTGGTTTTATTGAAAAGCTGCGTGCTTTATCGGGCGGCAAACCAGTTGGATTCAAGCTCTGCATCGGGATCAAAAGCGAATTCATAGCCATTTGCAAGGCCATGAAACAACTGGACAGTTATCCGGATTTCATCACCATTGACGGGGGGGAAGGCGGCACCGGCGCCGCGCCACCCGAGTTTTCGAATTCAGTAGGGATGCCCCTGCTGGATGCCCTGGCCTTTGCAGACAACAGTCTCCGCGGTTTCGGTATCCGCGACCGCGTAAGGCTGATCGCATCCGGGAAAATCCTCACAGGCTTTCACATGGTAAGGGCCATCGCACTGGGCGCAGACAGTTGCAACAGCGCCCGTGCCATGATGATTGCCCTTGGCTGTATCCAGGCCCTCCAGTGCAACAAAAACACCTGTCCGACAGGGGTGGCCACGCAGGACCCTATGCTCATGAAAGGCCTGGTCGTCGGGGACAAAAAACAACGTGTGGCCAATTTCCACAAGCATACCATAGAGAGTTTCGTTGAGCTCATCGGTGCGGCCGGGATCGATCATCCTTCTAAATTGGACCGCTCCTATATATGCAGACGCGTCTCCATGAATCTTGTCAAATCATACGAGGAAATTTACCCCACCGTACAAGACGGGAGCTATTTATTGTAACCCGCGGTACTCGCTGGGCGATTTCCCGGTCTTCGCCTTGAAAATCTTTGTGAAGTGGGAGGGATGCTCAAAACCCAGTTCGTAGGCAATCTCACTGATCGAATGTCCCGAACCCCACAAAAGCGTCTTTGCCCGGTCGACCAATTCCAGGTGGATGTGTTCGAGCGTGCTCTTGCCCGTTGCCTTCTGCAACAAATCGGACAAGTACGTTGGCGATAGATGTAGTTTCGAGGAAAAGTATGTCACGGGAGGTAATCCCGTTTCGATCAGCGTGGACTTGCCAAAGTACTCCTTTAGGAGCGATTCGAACCGCTGCACGATATCCGTATTGACACGGGCGCGGGTGTAAAATTGCCGGTCATAGAAACGGTTACAGTAATTCAACAACAATTCAATGTTGTTCACGATCAGTCCCTGGGTATGCTTATCAATGGTGCCCTGGTATTCCCGCTCGATCTTCCGGAGACAATCTTTGATCAACGCATTCTCCTCATCGGAGATGTGCAGCGCTTCGTTGGCCTCGTAGTGAAAGAAGGTGTACTCATGCATCCTTTTCCCGAGCGGTGTTCCATACAGCAAGTCGGGATGAACGAGCAAAACCCAACCCTCGTCCACCTGTATGTCGGGTCCGGCACCGATGATCTGCCCGGGTGCGGTAAAGATCAATGATCCGTCTTTGAAATCGTAATGGCTTTTGCCATAATACATCAGCCCGTCAAATTTCTTGGCCGAAATGGTATAAAATCCAAACCGGTACCGGATGGCTTCTTTGGGCCGCCGGGCGTAGAACTCGGTATGGTCGATCACGCTCACAAGCGGATGTTTCGGCCGGGGATATTGCACAAAATCGTGCAAATCCCCGATCGATTCCACCTCGACAAACAATTCTTTCTCCATGATGCTATAAATTTACGCTATACCGGTCTGCTCTACGATCACCTTTTTAAAAGTGGCGTCATCTACCTGTTGGCGCACCTGCAATAGCTGCACTGCGTCTTGTCCCACCGGGTATCGCAATTGCTCAGACCCGTCGGTTGCCGCCTGGTAGATCACGTCGGCGACCTCCCGGATATTTTCGGAAAAAGTCCATTCCGCAAGTTTCGTGGTGAAGAGCGCCCAAGGTTGTTGGTAGTCGGCCAGGTTCCCAGCACCAAAGGGGGCCAGCGACCTGCCCGCAAATTCGGTCCTATAGCCACCCGGCTCTACGATCTTGGTCCGGATACCGAGGGGATTGAGTTCGTATTGGAGCGACTCGGTCAGTCCTTCCACCGCAAATTTTGTGGCGTGGTACAAGGTGGAAAAAGGGAAGGTGATCCTTCCGCCCACGGAAGAAATATTGACGATCGCACCCGTCCGGTGCGCCCGCATCGAGGGCAGCACGGCCTTGGTAACAGCTATCAACCCAAAGAAGTTGACCTCCAGTTGCCGGCGGACCTCTTCGTCGGATGCAGCTTCAAGGGCGCCCAGCGCCCCGTATCCGGCATTGTTGACCAGCACATCGATCTGACCAAAGGCATCCAGCGCCGCTTTGACGGCAGCAGTGATGGAGGTTTCGTCCGTCACATCGAGTTTTGTCACCAATACGCCGGACAAGCCGGTCAGCTCCTGCTCTTTTTCCGGAGAACGCATTTATTCGACCCTCAAACTTTTCACAGGATTGGCCCTCGCCGCCTTGAATGCCTGGAGGGCAACCGTGATCCATGCGACGCCAAGAATACCTGCCCCTGTCAGGGCGAATACCCACCACGACAATTGGATGCGGTAATAATACCCCTCCAGCCAGCGGTGCATGACATACCAGGCCAAAGGGGTGGCGATGAGAAACGCCAGGGCGACAAGACGGAGAAAATCCCTGGAGATGAGACCGACGATGACCTGTAACGAAGCACCCAGGACTTTCCGGATGCCGATTTCCTTGGTCCGGTTTAGGGCCGAAAGCATTGCCAGTCCCAGAAGTCCCAGGCAAGCCAGGAAGATGGATATACCCCCTGCCCAGCCTATGATATGGCTCAGACGGACGTCAGCGATATAATAGCGATCGAGGTCCTCGTCCAGGAAGGTGTACCGGAGCGAATACCCGGGTGCCGCCTTGTCCCATTCCGTTTGGATGGCGGCCAAGGCCTTTGACGGATCCCCGGGATGGATCCGGACGAAAAAATGATACGGCATTCCCCCGGTAAAAGCATGGAACAATTGGGGCTGTATGGCTTGATCCATGGCCTGGAAGTGAAAGTCCTTCACCACGCCGACCACCGTGGGCGGTGCGGCGGTATCACCACTTTGCAGGCTTTTTAACTGCCGCCCGATGGCAGTGGCGGGGGTCCAGCCGAGGGCCTTGACCATCGCTTCATTGATCAGGACCGAGTGTACCGTGTCGGCGCTGAACGCCCCTGACAGGTTCCTTCCTGCCGTGATCTGCATACCCAATACCGGTACAAAGTCCGGGTCGACAAAAAATGGGTGGTACTCAAACGATTTGTCCTCGTAGTCATAACCCCGGATGGCGATCCCCTCGCGATCACCCAGACCATTGTCCGCACTTGCCGTCCCGGCAATCGAAGGATACGCTGTCAGGCCCTGTTTGAAGCGTGCGTAAATATTGTTTATACCCGGTATGTTCCTAGCCTCGATGACCACCACGTTTTCCTTGGCGAACCCGGGGTCCTTGGATTGCATAAAGTGCACTTGCTGCACCATCACCATAGCCCCGATGATCAACCCTGTAGATAGTACGAACTGTAGGGTGACCAGCGATTTGGTGAACCCATTGGCGCCTCCGAAGCGCAGCTTGGATTTCAATACATCGACCGCCCGGAACCTGGAAAGCATCCAGGCGGGATAACCGCCCGAGAGTACCGTCACTACCCCGATCAGCCCAATAGTCATCCAAGGCAATACAGGATATCTCTCAAAGGAAAAACTCAGGTTCCTGCCGGTATAGTCATTGAAAAAGGGAAGCAGGAAGAAGGCAAGCGCATAGCCCAACACAAACGCCACCAGGGTCATCAGGAAGGCCTCCGTGAGAAATTGGCGACGCAAATTCCCCACCCTGCCGCCGATGGCTTTACGAACACCCACCTCCCGGGCCCGATGGGCGCTGCGGCCAACGGACAGCGTGGTGAAATTGATACAAGAGATCAAAAGAACCCCCGACGCAATACCTAGCAGGATCCAAATAAAGGAAGGGTCGACGGGTGGGATTCTTAAAAAGCGTGCAGTGAAACCAAAACCCGTATCCGTATGCATTTCCGTCAGTGGCTCCAGCGCAAAAAAATCCGGCTTTGCATGGCCTTTGTAAGGGAGATACTTCAATCTGAATGCAGTCAGCAGTTTTTCATCGGAGGCCAGGTTGCTTCCTGGTTGCAATTGTACAAACGTCAGAAATGAACTCCTATCCCAGTTACCGATATCTCCTTTGCCTTCCGCTGTGGTTTCGATCACCTGGAAGTTGGCCAGCATATTAAACGAGATCGACGAGTTCGCCGGAATGTCCTCCGCCACGCCCGTAACCGTAAAAGGCTCGAATGCATTCCCCAGGACCTGCATCTGAATCGTCTTGCCCATGGCATCCTCATTCCCGAAAAGGCGTTTCGCCGTTTCCTCCGTTACGACCAGGCTGTGCAGACCGTTCAGTGCCGAAGCCGGGTTCCCTTCCTTAAGGTGGAATGAAAATATATGGAAAAAAGAAGGGTCCGCGAAGGCGATATTCTCCCGTTTGGCCACGTCTCCCTGGTGTAGGAAGGTTTCAAAAGACTGCACGAAGCGGGTGTAATCCACCACCCCGGACAGGTCTTGCTTCATGGCAGGTCCCAGGGGCATGGGCGTAAACAGGCTCCCTCCAGCCAAATGCTTATGATAGATCGCATTGTCATCATAAGCCCGGTAGATATTTTTGGCATTCCGGTGGAAACTATCGAAGCCGAACTCATTCAGCGCATACAGCAAAAAGAGGCTAAAGCAGGCCACGCCTATGGACAATCCGAATATGTTGATAAAGGAAAGGACCTTTTGTTTGGCCAGGTTTCTCCAGGCGATAAGGAGGTAGCTTCTGATCATGGCGACTTGCAATTTCCATGGAAGTTACTTATTTTACCTGGTCACCTAAATCTATTAGGATGAAAAACATCAAAACGACCTTGCTCTTAAGTACCGTATGGTGCTGTGCATTCATTTTCAATGGATGCGAAACAAAAACCACCTACTGCACCTTTGTCCTTCGAAGCAACAGGTGCGACATTTCAAAAGACATCCAAAACCTCTGTTTCAAATGTAACGGCACGACCTGCCCTGACATCGCCATGAAACAGGTTTACCTGAAAAAGGGGGAAAAGGACAGCTGTCTTGTGTCCATAGGGAACAAGATCAGCGACT
This region of Dinghuibacter silviterrae genomic DNA includes:
- a CDS encoding SDR family oxidoreductase is translated as MRSPEKEQELTGLSGVLVTKLDVTDETSITAAVKAALDAFGQIDVLVNNAGYGALGALEAASDEEVRRQLEVNFFGLIAVTKAVLPSMRAHRTGAIVNISSVGGRITFPFSTLYHATKFAVEGLTESLQYELNPLGIRTKIVEPGGYRTEFAGRSLAPFGAGNLADYQQPWALFTTKLAEWTFSENIREVADVIYQAATDGSEQLRYPVGQDAVQLLQVRQQVDDATFKKVIVEQTGIA
- a CDS encoding FMN-binding glutamate synthase family protein yields the protein MRRTFILVTLLVTALILWWSFYWTYALLAFLLVGPLAFMGVKDMLQHKQSIKRNFPLVGRLRYMLEKIRPEIYQYFIESDIDGTPITRNDRSVIYQRAKQQIDTTPFGTQLNVYQEGYEWMTHSLQPIAFQQLDHHPRIPFGGHQCTQPYSMSILNVSAMSFGSLSQNAIEALNGGAKIGGFAHNTGEGGISPYHLKQGGDLIWQIGTGYFGARTPEGKFSEEAFAANATSPVVKMIEIKLSQGAKPGHGGILPAIKNTPEIAAIRQVTAGTTVFSPPAHSAFSTPEELIGFIEKLRALSGGKPVGFKLCIGIKSEFIAICKAMKQLDSYPDFITIDGGEGGTGAAPPEFSNSVGMPLLDALAFADNSLRGFGIRDRVRLIASGKILTGFHMVRAIALGADSCNSARAMMIALGCIQALQCNKNTCPTGVATQDPMLMKGLVVGDKKQRVANFHKHTIESFVELIGAAGIDHPSKLDRSYICRRVSMNLVKSYEEIYPTVQDGSYLL
- a CDS encoding ABC transporter permease, with the protein product MIRSYLLIAWRNLAKQKVLSFINIFGLSIGVACFSLFLLYALNEFGFDSFHRNAKNIYRAYDDNAIYHKHLAGGSLFTPMPLGPAMKQDLSGVVDYTRFVQSFETFLHQGDVAKRENIAFADPSFFHIFSFHLKEGNPASALNGLHSLVVTEETAKRLFGNEDAMGKTIQMQVLGNAFEPFTVTGVAEDIPANSSISFNMLANFQVIETTAEGKGDIGNWDRSSFLTFVQLQPGSNLASDEKLLTAFRLKYLPYKGHAKPDFFALEPLTEMHTDTGFGFTARFLRIPPVDPSFIWILLGIASGVLLISCINFTTLSVGRSAHRAREVGVRKAIGGRVGNLRRQFLTEAFLMTLVAFVLGYALAFFLLPFFNDYTGRNLSFSFERYPVLPWMTIGLIGVVTVLSGGYPAWMLSRFRAVDVLKSKLRFGGANGFTKSLVTLQFVLSTGLIIGAMVMVQQVHFMQSKDPGFAKENVVVIEARNIPGINNIYARFKQGLTAYPSIAGTASADNGLGDREGIAIRGYDYEDKSFEYHPFFVDPDFVPVLGMQITAGRNLSGAFSADTVHSVLINEAMVKALGWTPATAIGRQLKSLQSGDTAAPPTVVGVVKDFHFQAMDQAIQPQLFHAFTGGMPYHFFVRIHPGDPSKALAAIQTEWDKAAPGYSLRYTFLDEDLDRYYIADVRLSHIIGWAGGISIFLACLGLLGLAMLSALNRTKEIGIRKVLGASLQVIVGLISRDFLRLVALAFLIATPLAWYVMHRWLEGYYYRIQLSWWVFALTGAGILGVAWITVALQAFKAARANPVKSLRVE
- a CDS encoding dihydrofolate reductase family protein, which codes for MRKIIVTEFTTLDGVVEAPGGNETPHPHGGWQFKFNHPETGKYKVDELASVDALLLGRTTYENFAAYWPTQTGAGFADPINRMPKYVVSGSLQKADWNNSHILRDITKDVPALKKSDGGDILVYGSATLVKGLLHHDLVDELRLMVFPVSIGGGLRIFDDHRELKKFELKYSRTINNGVIILEYQPIN
- a CDS encoding helix-turn-helix domain-containing protein; this translates as MEKELFVEVESIGDLHDFVQYPRPKHPLVSVIDHTEFYARRPKEAIRYRFGFYTISAKKFDGLMYYGKSHYDFKDGSLIFTAPGQIIGAGPDIQVDEGWVLLVHPDLLYGTPLGKRMHEYTFFHYEANEALHISDEENALIKDCLRKIEREYQGTIDKHTQGLIVNNIELLLNYCNRFYDRQFYTRARVNTDIVQRFESLLKEYFGKSTLIETGLPPVTYFSSKLHLSPTYLSDLLQKATGKSTLEHIHLELVDRAKTLLWGSGHSISEIAYELGFEHPSHFTKIFKAKTGKSPSEYRGLQ
- a CDS encoding carboxymuconolactone decarboxylase family protein; the encoded protein is MRLDILNKGYSFGTKALFAVIKAVSGYPLPDAAKLVFYRPGYYGAPAKKFTHAAMRGPSAWSVGDRELMAAYVSSLNRCSFCIKAHGAVAAGAYNDRAKVDAVLADPATAAIEEPLRATLLLLGKLTRENTIAADDIRVTMTAGVSASQIEDALAVCFAFNVTNRLADAFSFFVPSPDAFEAGAKYLLKRGYQ